CTTGCACCCGCTCGGTGTGCTGGTGTCGGCGCTCGTGTTCGGCGCACTCGATGCCGGCGCCAACGCCATGCAGCGTGACGCCGGCGTACCCAATGTGGTGGTGTCGGTGGTTGTGGCGATGCTCATCCTGCTCATCGTCGCCGCCGATCGTTTTGTGGGGCAGTCCACCATCGCGCGCGGTACGTCGGGCCGCCCTGCCGAGTCGGGGACCTGATGATCGCACTGGCCCTTGATGTCGCGCCCGATGCCGGCGGCGCGTTTCTCGAAGCCACCGTGCGTACGGCCACGCCACTCGCGCTGGCGGCGCTTGGCGAGTGTGTGAGCGAAAAGGCCGGCGTCATCAACATCGGACTCGAAGGGTCCATCATTGCGGGGGCGCTGGGTGCCACGGTCGCCGCGGGATTGGTTGGCGTGGGTGGAGGCTTTGCGGCCGGCGCGCTCTGTGGTCTGCTGGTGGCAGCGCTTTTTGCCCTGTTCACCGTGGGGCTGCGCGCCGACCAGATCATCACCGGAACGGCCATTACGCTGTTTGCCCTTGGACTCACCGGCACGCTGTATCGCTCACTCTTTGGTGTGAGTGGTGTGGCACTGGCCACGCCCACCGCCGGCGTGGTGGCGCTGCCCGGCGTGTCGGCGCTTCCGCTCGTGGGCCGCGCGCTGTTTGCGCAGCCGCTCATTACCTATTTCACGTGGGGGATGGCGCCGCTGCTCGCATGGTGGATGGCGCGCACACATGCCGGGCTTGCTTTGCGCGCCATTGGCGAGGCGCCTGATGCCGCAATCACCGCTGGCATTCGCCCGCGGCGCTGGCAGGCGGCGGCGGTGCTCTTTGCCGGCGCCATGGCCGGACTGGCCGGCAGCACGCTCGTGCTGGCGCAGGCTGGCACCTTCGTGGAGAACATGTCCGCGGGTCGCGGTTTCATTGCCATCGCCATTGTGGTGCTGGGTCGCTGGCGACCCATTCCCGTGCTGGGGGCGGCCCTGCTCTTCGGCGCGGCCAACAGCCTGCAGACGCTGTTTCAATCCATGGGTTGGACGGGCGTGCCGTATCAGCTGTTCCTTGCGCTTCCCTATCTGCTCACCCTGGCCGTACTGGCCGGCGCCAGTGGACGGGCCGCGTCACCGGCGGCGCTGGGCAAACGCTAGTCGCCGCGCGTCACCGAAGCCTTGCCACAAAACACAATGGCCGGACACGTCATCTGACGTATCCGGCCCTTTCGTTTGGTGACGCGCGGCGGATCAGGCCGGCAGCGCGTCGAAGGGATCGTGTCCCTTGGGATGACGGTGCTTGTCGACCACACGGGTCAGCAAGCGCACCAGCTTGTCCCGAGCGCCCACCCAGGCCGTCTCGAGACGATCTGCCGCATGCGTCACAGCCACGGGATCACGGCCGCTGAGGCGGGCCTCCAGGACGCACTGCTTGTCGGCGGCGCCGGACTTGTCGGCGTTGACGTCATGCAAGTGCACCTCCACGCGCGTCACATAGGTACCGAATCGCGCGAGAGCCTCACGCAGGTCGTCTTCGACCTTGGTGAGAAAGTTGGGCGTCGTCTCGAGATTCTTGACCGTGTTCACCTGGATCAGCATGCCATGTCCTCCGGGTGGTGTCACGCCGCACCAATTGCCCGCACGACAGCGGGTCGTGTCAGCGCCGCGTAGTTTGAATGCACCGGGCGGGTCGGACTCGGCCCGCCGGTCAGACGTACTGCACTCTCGTCTTCCCTCCCCTACCCCCATGTGTGCACTTCAGGTCCGCCGGGCCCTTACCCGGCCGCTGGGCGCGCTACTGGCGTCCGCCTTCCCTATTCTTACTCTCGACGCCCAGTCCGGTAAGCCCGTCACCGATGAAGCGGCAGTCATGGCCACCGCCCGTGCGCTGCAGGCCAAGGTGCTGTCCATCGACACGCATGTGGACATTTCGCCCGCCAATTTCACCGAAACGGGCCCGAACTACACCAGCAAACTCCCACGCACCCAGGTCGACCTGGTGAAGATGGAGGAGGGGGGCCTGGCCGGGGCGTTTCTCATCGTGTACGTGGGGCAGACGGCCAATCTCAACGCCGACGGCTACGCACGCGCACATCAACAGGCCATCGAGAAATTCGAGGCCATTCACCGCCTCACCGAAAAGCTGGCACCACAGCGCGCGGAAATTGCCTACACGGCCGCCGACGCGCGGCGCATCCACAAGGCCGGCAAGCGTGTGATCTTCATCGGTGTCGAGAACGGATTTCCGATTGGCAGCGACATCACCAACGTGAAGAAGTTCCACGATCTCGGTGGCCGCTACATGTCACTCGCCCACAACGGCCACTCGCAGCTCTCCGACAGCAACACCGGGGAACGCGATGGCGTGTGGCTGCACAACGGACTCTCGCCGCTTGGCCGTCAGGTCATCGCCGAGATGAACCGCCTGGGCATGATGATCGACGTCTCGCATCCGTCGAAGGCGAGCATGCTGCAGACGGTGGCGCTGAGCAAGGCACCCATCATTGCCTCGCACTCGGGTGCACGCGCGCTCTGCGGGCACAGCCGCAACATGGACGACGAGCAGCTCGACGCGCTCAAGAAGAACGGCGGCGTTATTCAACTCGTGGCGTTCAACAGCTACACCAAGTGCAACGCCCGTCGTGACGCCGAACGTGAGGCGGCCATTGCGGAGCTGCGCAAACAGTACGGCATCACCGCCACTTCACGTGTCGAGGTGCAGCGCGCGATTGAAGCCCTGCCCAACGACCGACGCAATGCGTTCCTGGCCGCGCAGGAAGACATCACGGCCCGTCGCTATCCCAGTGATCCGCCAGCCACGGTGAAGGACTTCGTGGATCACATCGATTACGTGGTGAAGCGCATTGGTATCGACCACGTCGGCATCAGCAGTGACTTCGACGGCGGCGGTGGCGTGGAGGGCTGGCGCAGTGCGAGCGAGACGGTGAATGTGACCGCCGAGCTCGTGCGCCGCGGCTACACGGAAGCCGAGATCGCCAAGATCTGGGGTGGCAATCTCCTGCGGGTCATGGAGCAGGTGGAGAAGGTCGCGGGGAAGTAAACCACCACCAAACTCGGAACCCGGAACATGAACCCAGAACCCGAAACTGATCAGTTTGGGGTTTTGAGTTCAGGTTCCGGGTCATGTGTTCGATTTGACTGAATGTCCCGATGGTTCCTACGGCCGGTATCGATCGGCCATCTGGCCAGTCGCCTCGTCGCGCACCACCGCCACCCACGGCGCGCGCGCGTCACGCCGCCGCGCCGTCCAGGTCAGCACGACTGGCTCATCGTTGCGCAGCGTGACCGTCTGCGTGGCCGGACCGCGCAAGGTGAGATTGTCGGCCTGCAATGTGACCTGACGGCTGCGTTGCGCGGCAGCGCCCGGTTCGGCGCGCAGCGTGAGCCGCAACGTGATCAGGCCGTTCGCTGATGTCGTATCAGTCAGGGTGAAGTGCTCGCTTGGCTGGACCCCGCTCATGAGGTCTTCCATGAGCCACAGCCAGCGATTGTTGGAGTGCACCCACACTTCCTTGTAGACGTACATGTTCTGCGACGGCCAGTACGGCAGATCGCTCGTGCCGCGGCTCTGCATGCCCACTGGCAACGTACCCACCATGTCGCCCGAACTCACGCTGTACTGCTGCGCCCAGTCGTAGCCTTCGCCATACAGCGTGCTCTGCGAGAACGGATTGCGGCCCACCACCCACTCCGCCTGCCGCGTGGCCAATTCAAAGCCTGCCCGATCGCCGCGCACACGCGACGCCGCCGACAGCGCCTTGGCCTGTGAGAGCAACACGCCGTAGTTGCCGCGTCGCTGGAACCACACGGGGAAGGTGCGCAAATACCAACCCTCTCCCATGGCCGTGCCGGCGCGCACCTGTTCGGCGTACTCGCTCTGCTTCTCCATATAGCGGCCGCCGGAGTCGGGCACCTGCACGCTGTCCACCACGCGATACACGTACGCCGGCAACACTTCGTACGGTGCCGTGTTCTGCGCGCTGCGCTTCTGGTACTCGGCATAGCGCACAATGGTGGCATACCAGTTCATCCACTCGCCGTGCTGCGGCAGCAGCGCCACCAGTTGCCCCAGCGCCACGATGGGCGCCTGATCGGCGGCGCGATGGAACTGATGAAAGATCGTGTCGCGATCGGGACCGGTGTAGAAAAAGCCCGACAGCGGCAACGTCGTGCCCACACGCGTGACCTGCTGCGACGCGGTTACCACCCGTGCCAATTCCACCGCCTTGTCGCGATAGCGCGCCTCGTTGGTGGCGCGCCAGAGCTCCAGCGACGCGGTGATGCCAATGGCCGCCAGCTCCATGCGCGACGCCGCAAAGGCCGGTGTGTGCCAGGTGCTCGGCCCCTCGATGCCCACGATGGCGTGATTCCAGTCGTCACGCGCAATGCGCAGCGCTTCTGCGGCACGCGCCGGGTCACGGCCGCGGAGCACACGCGAGGCGATGGCACCCGCTGCTGCCGCGATGTAGTTGGCATTGGGATTGTTCTTGGCTTCCACCAGCCGGTCGTCGGCATCGCCGGCGATGTTGTTGCTCCAGAAGTTGTGCGGTCCGAAGCCCACGCGATATCCACCGTCGAAGCGCACACGCAACACCCAATCGAGGCCCCAGGTAGCTTCCTCGATGAGGCGCTCCACCAGGGCCTCACTGCCACCCTGCGCGGCGAGTCGCTCGGCCAGCGCAAACATGGCGTAAGCCCCCTCGCCGGTGTTGATGACCCCCTGCGACAGATCGCCCGCATCGTGCCAACCGCCACTCATGGTGAGGCGCTGCGTACCAAGCGTGGCAAACCAGTCGAGATGATCGATGCCATGCACACCCGGTACGTCGAAGCCACAGCGATTGCCGTAGTAGAAGTTGAGCGACTTCCACACCGACGGATGCCATACTGTGTCATGAATGGCAAAGGGTCGTGTGAGCCCCTGACTCGTGCGCAGCACATAACGACCCGGCTCGCGCAGTTCACTGAAGTCGAGTTGTTGAAATGTGCCGGTGGGTGTGCGCAGCGTACGCACCGGCTTGCGCAGCACACTCTCGCCAAACGCATTGTCGCCCACGCGCACCACGTCGAAGGTGGAATCGCGGAGCGCCGAGGCCAGAGCCGACTTGTTGGACCGGGGCGCATAGCCGCTGTGGCTGAAGGCCAGCTTGCCCGCGCCGATTTCCCAGCCCGTATGCACATCGGGGTCCACGCGCTGCAGCTCAATGGCGCCGATCTCGAAGGCCACGCGGTCATCGGGTGCCGCCAGCATCTTGTTGACGAAGTAACCGATCTCGAGCCGCGTGACCTTGTCCCGCGCCAGTGGATCGATCTCCCACATCACCGCCTGCCAGCCCGGTTTGGCCAGCGAAATCACGTGGGTGCCTTCGCGGTTGTAGCGATCGGGCACCTTGATGGCACCGTCGTTGTGCATGACGAGCTGCAGCGGCAACACCGGCATGCCGGTGAAGTCGGGCCGCAGCCAGATCACGAGACGGTTGTAGGCCGTCCAGTCTTCATTGGCCACGGCGCGGCGCAGATTCACCGCCGGCAAGCGTGGGCGCTCGGGCAGGTTGGGTGCGCGGTTGAGGCGCATGTCCACACGCAGCGCACGCATGTCGCCCAGCACCGGTGCCGGCAGCACCGTCAGCGTGCCGGCACCCGAGAGTGTCCAGGTGCCGGGTCGTGTGTGGTCGTCCAGCACGCGTCGTGCGAGGACGGGCTTGGCCAGCCAGCCGTGTTCGGCCGACTGCGTGAAATCGATGGGCAGCAGGGCGCGGCGCGGCGCCTGCGACTGGGCCCAGAGCTCAGGCGCGCAGAACGCGATGGCTGAGCCCAGCAACACCAGCTTGGAACGCACAGGGGGGAGTGACATCCCCTATGCTAGCCAACGGTCACACGGCCCGCGACTAACCCAGCAGCAACTCCAGCTCCGCCTTGCCGATGCCGCCCAGTCCCCCGCGATCCTCACTGAGAATGGCGTCGGCCAACGCCCGCTTGCTGGCCTGCAGCTCGAGAATCTTGGATTCGATGGTGTCACGCGCCACGACGCGCGTGGCCAGCACATGCCGGGTCTGACCGATGCGATGCGCACGGTCGATGGCCTGGGCCTCCACCGCCGGATTCCACCACGGGTCGAGCAGATACACGTACTCGGCGGCCGTGAGGTTGAGGCCGTGTCCACCGGCCTTGAGACTGATGAGAAACAGCGGGGGCCCGTCGGAAGACTGAAAGCGTTCCACGCGCGCCTGCCGGTCGCGCGTACGGCCGTCGAGGTACTCGTACGCGATGCCCAATGCATCAAGGCGCTGACGCAGCAGCGCCAGGAAGCTCGTGAACTGCGAAAACACGAGCGCCTTGTGTCCCTCAGCCGCGATTTCCTGCAACGCCGGAATGAGCGCATCGAGCTTGGCGGAGGGCAGCGACGCCCGCCGCGTATCCACCATGGACGGATGACAGGCCGCCTGTCTGAGGCGCAGCAACGCCTCGAGAATATGCATGCGCGACTTGGCCAGACCCGCCTTCTCCACCTGTTCGAAGACACTTTGCACGTAGCCGCGCCGCAGCTCCTCGTAGAACGCGCGCTGCTCCGGCTCGAGCTCCACCTCGAGTGTCTGCTCGGTACGCGCGGGCAGCTCGGTGGCCACCTGTCCCTTGGTACGCCGCAGAATCACGGGCCGCAGCGCACGCGACAGCACATCGTTGGGGGACTGCCCCGGCAGAGGCGGCAGCGCCGTCGTTTCCACCCCCAGCAGACGCGCCGCAGCAGAGAAGCGCGTGGACGCGCCCAGCATGCCAGGGTTCAGGAACTCGAAGAGACTCCAGAGCTCCTCGATGCGATTTTCGATGGGTGTACCCGTGAGCGCGAGCCGATGATCGGCCTGCAGCAAACGCGCCGCCTTGGCGGTGGCGGTTCCCGAATTCTTGATGGCCTGCGCCTCATCGAGCACGACATAGTCGAAGCGTCGCGAGCCCAGGCGTTCGATGTCGCGCCGCAGTGTGCCGTAGGTGGTCACCACCACGTCGGCCCGCAGATCGTCGAGCGCATCGACGGCCCGTTCACCATGACTCAGGTCCACCACCTGCAACGCCGGGGTGAAGCGCGCGGCT
The sequence above is a segment of the Gemmatimonas sp. UBA7669 genome. Coding sequences within it:
- a CDS encoding ABC transporter permease, which gives rise to MIALALDVAPDAGGAFLEATVRTATPLALAALGECVSEKAGVINIGLEGSIIAGALGATVAAGLVGVGGGFAAGALCGLLVAALFALFTVGLRADQIITGTAITLFALGLTGTLYRSLFGVSGVALATPTAGVVALPGVSALPLVGRALFAQPLITYFTWGMAPLLAWWMARTHAGLALRAIGEAPDAAITAGIRPRRWQAAAVLFAGAMAGLAGSTLVLAQAGTFVENMSAGRGFIAIAIVVLGRWRPIPVLGAALLFGAANSLQTLFQSMGWTGVPYQLFLALPYLLTLAVLAGASGRAASPAALGKR
- a CDS encoding HPF/RaiA family ribosome-associated protein, yielding MLIQVNTVKNLETTPNFLTKVEDDLREALARFGTYVTRVEVHLHDVNADKSGAADKQCVLEARLSGRDPVAVTHAADRLETAWVGARDKLVRLLTRVVDKHRHPKGHDPFDALPA
- a CDS encoding dipeptidase; translation: MATARALQAKVLSIDTHVDISPANFTETGPNYTSKLPRTQVDLVKMEEGGLAGAFLIVYVGQTANLNADGYARAHQQAIEKFEAIHRLTEKLAPQRAEIAYTAADARRIHKAGKRVIFIGVENGFPIGSDITNVKKFHDLGGRYMSLAHNGHSQLSDSNTGERDGVWLHNGLSPLGRQVIAEMNRLGMMIDVSHPSKASMLQTVALSKAPIIASHSGARALCGHSRNMDDEQLDALKKNGGVIQLVAFNSYTKCNARRDAEREAAIAELRKQYGITATSRVEVQRAIEALPNDRRNAFLAAQEDITARRYPSDPPATVKDFVDHIDYVVKRIGIDHVGISSDFDGGGGVEGWRSASETVNVTAELVRRGYTEAEIAKIWGGNLLRVMEQVEKVAGK
- a CDS encoding glycoside hydrolase family 9 protein, encoding MSLPPVRSKLVLLGSAIAFCAPELWAQSQAPRRALLPIDFTQSAEHGWLAKPVLARRVLDDHTRPGTWTLSGAGTLTVLPAPVLGDMRALRVDMRLNRAPNLPERPRLPAVNLRRAVANEDWTAYNRLVIWLRPDFTGMPVLPLQLVMHNDGAIKVPDRYNREGTHVISLAKPGWQAVMWEIDPLARDKVTRLEIGYFVNKMLAAPDDRVAFEIGAIELQRVDPDVHTGWEIGAGKLAFSHSGYAPRSNKSALASALRDSTFDVVRVGDNAFGESVLRKPVRTLRTPTGTFQQLDFSELREPGRYVLRTSQGLTRPFAIHDTVWHPSVWKSLNFYYGNRCGFDVPGVHGIDHLDWFATLGTQRLTMSGGWHDAGDLSQGVINTGEGAYAMFALAERLAAQGGSEALVERLIEEATWGLDWVLRVRFDGGYRVGFGPHNFWSNNIAGDADDRLVEAKNNPNANYIAAAAGAIASRVLRGRDPARAAEALRIARDDWNHAIVGIEGPSTWHTPAFAASRMELAAIGITASLELWRATNEARYRDKAVELARVVTASQQVTRVGTTLPLSGFFYTGPDRDTIFHQFHRAADQAPIVALGQLVALLPQHGEWMNWYATIVRYAEYQKRSAQNTAPYEVLPAYVYRVVDSVQVPDSGGRYMEKQSEYAEQVRAGTAMGEGWYLRTFPVWFQRRGNYGVLLSQAKALSAASRVRGDRAGFELATRQAEWVVGRNPFSQSTLYGEGYDWAQQYSVSSGDMVGTLPVGMQSRGTSDLPYWPSQNMYVYKEVWVHSNNRWLWLMEDLMSGVQPSEHFTLTDTTSANGLITLRLTLRAEPGAAAQRSRQVTLQADNLTLRGPATQTVTLRNDEPVVLTWTARRRDARAPWVAVVRDEATGQMADRYRP